The Castor canadensis chromosome 13, mCasCan1.hap1v2, whole genome shotgun sequence genome has a window encoding:
- the Pomt1 gene encoding protein O-mannosyl-transferase 1 isoform X3, protein MFGFLKRPVVVTFDINLNIVALTGVGLLSRLWQLSYPRAVVFDEVYYGQYVSFYMKRIFFLDDSGPPFGHMLLALGGYLGGFDGNFLWNRIGAEYSSNVPVWSLRLLPALAGALSVPVAYQIVSELHFSHCAAMGAALLMLIENALITQSRLMLLESLLIFFNLLAVLSYLKFFNSQKHSSFSLRWWFWLMLTGVSCSCAVGIRYMGVFTYLLVLSVAAVHAWHLIGDQSLTNIVVFCHLLARAVALLVIPVVLYLLFFYIHLMLLYRSGPHDQIMSSAFQASLEGGLARITQGQPLEVAFGSQVTLRNIFGKPLPCWLHSHQSTYPMIYENGRGSSHQQQVTCYPFKDVNNWWIVKDPGRHPLVVSNPPRPVRHGDIVQLVHGMTTRFLNTHDVAAPLSPHSQEVSCYVDYNVSMPAQNLWRLDIVNRESDRDIWKTILSEVRFVHVNTSAILKLSGAHLPDWGFRQLEVVGEKLSRGHHESMVWNVEEHRYGKSQEQRERELELHLPTQVDISRNLSFMAKFSELQWRMLTLRSEDSEHKYSSTPLEWVTLDTNIAYWLHPRTSAQIHLLGNIVIWDSASLATAFYALLFLWYLLRRQRSICDLPEDAWPRWVLAGALCAGGWALNYLPFFLMEKTLFLYHYLPALAFQILLLPIVLQHISDHLCRTQLQRSLFSALVVAWYSSACHVSNTLRPLTYGDRSLSPGELQALRWKDSWDILIRKY, encoded by the exons ATGTTTGGATTTTTGAAGCGCCCTGTAGTGGTGACCTTTGACATCAACTTGAATATCGTCGCTCTGACTGGAGTGGGGCTGCTGAGTCGGCTGTGGCAACTCTCCTATCCTCGGGCTGTGGT ttttgatgAGGTGTATTATGGGCAGTATGTCTCTTTTTATATGAAACGGATCTTCTTTTTGGATGACAGTGGACCGCCGTTTGGACACATGCTGCTGGCCTTGGGAG gtTATTTAGGAGGATTTGACGGTAACTTTTTGTGGAACAGAATTGGAGCAG AGTACAGCAGCAATGTACCCGTGTGGTCTTTGCGTCTGCTGCCGGCACTTGCAGGGGCCCTGTCGGTCCCAGTGGCCTACCAGATAGTGTCAGAGCTCCACTTTTCTCACTGTGCTGCCATGGGAGCTGCCCTGTTGATGCTGATTG AGAATGCCCTGATCACGCAGTCCAGGCTCATGCTTTTGGagtcattgttaatattttttaatctacTGGCCGTGTTGTCCTATCTGAAGTTCTTCAACTCCCAAAAACACAG CTCTTTTTCTCTGCGCTGGTGGTTTTGGCTGATGCTGACTGGGGTCTCTTGTTCCTGTGCAGTTGG CATCAGATACATGGGGGTTTTCACGTACTTGCTCGTGCTCAGCGTTGCAGCTGTCCACGCCTGGCATCTGATTGGAGACCAGTCTTTGACCAAT ATCGTTGTGTTCTGTCACTTGCTCGCCAGAGCAGTAGCTTTGTTGGTCATCCCGGTCGTCCTGTACTTACTGTTCTTCTACATTCATTTGATGCTGCTCTACCGCTCTGGGCCCCATGACCAAATCATGTCTAGTGCCTTCCAAGCCAGCTTGGAG GGAGGACTAGCCCGCATAACCCAAGGCCAGCCCCTGGAGGTGGCCTTTGGTTCCCAGGTCACTCTGAGGAACATCTTTGGCAAACCCTTGCCCTGCTGGCTTCATTCCCACCAGAGCACCTACCCCATGAT ATATGAGAATGGCCGGGGCAGCTCCCACCAGCAGCAGGTGACCTGTTACCCCTTCAAAGATGTCAATAACTGGTGGATCGTGAAAGACCCAGGGAG GCATCCACTGGTGGTGAGCAACCCTCCAAGACCCGTGCGGCACGGGGACATCGTGCAACTGGTCCACGGCATGACTACCCGCTTCCTCAACAC TCACGATGTTGCCGCCCCGCTGAGCCCACACTCACAGGAGGTCTCCTGCTATGTGGACTACAACGTCTCCATGCCTGCCCAGAACCTCTGGAGGCTG GACATTGTGAACAGAGAGTCAGACAGGGATATCTGGAAGACCATCCTGTCGGAGGTGCGCTTCGTGCACGTGAACACGTCCGCCATCTTGAAG CTGAGTGGGGCTCACCTCCCTGACTGGGGGTTTCGGCAGCTGGAGGTGGTTGGAGAGAAACTGTCTCGGGGCCACCATGAGAGCATGGTGTGGAACGTGGAAGAACATCGCTACGGCAAAA GCCAGGAACAGCGGGAAAGGGAACTGGAGCTGCACTTACCTACGCAAGTTGACATCAGCAGGAACCTCAGCTTCATGGCCAAATTCTCAGAGCTGCAG TGGAGAATGCTGACACTGAGGAGCGAGGACTCAGAACACAAGTACAGCTCCACCCCCCTGGAGTGGGTCACCCTGGACACCAACATTGCCTACTGGCTGCACCCCAGGACCAGC GCTCAGATCCACCTGCTTGGGAACATCGTGATCTGGGACTCGGCCAGCCTTGCCACAGCATTCTATGCCTTGCTCTTCCTCTGGTACCTGCTCCGAAGGCAAAGGAGCATCTGTGACCTTCCTGAGG ATGCCTGGCCCCGCTGGGTGCTGGCCGGAGCCCTGTGCGCTGGTGGCTGGGCACTGAACTACCTGCCCTTCTTCCTGATGGAGAAGACGCTCTTCCTCTACCACTACTTGCCTGCACTTGCCTTCCAGATCCTACTGCTCCCCATAGTCCTACAGCACATCAGCGACCACCTGTGCAG GACCCAGCTGCAGAGGAGCCTCTTCAGCGCCCTGGTCGTAGCCTGGTATTCCTCTGCATGCCACGTGTCAAACACACTACGCCCACTGACCTACGGGGACAGGTCACTCTCACCAGGCGAGCTCCAGGCCCTTCGCTGGAAAGATAGCTGGGATATCCTGATCCGAAAATACTAA
- the Pomt1 gene encoding protein O-mannosyl-transferase 1 isoform X1: MPVGEKFWAALASCFDEVYYGQYVSFYMKRIFFLDDSGPPFGHMLLALGGYLGGFDGNFLWNRIGAEYSSNVPVWSLRLLPALAGALSVPVAYQIVSELHFSHCAAMGAALLMLIENALITQSRLMLLESLLIFFNLLAVLSYLKFFNSQKHSSFSLRWWFWLMLTGVSCSCAVGIRYMGVFTYLLVLSVAAVHAWHLIGDQSLTNIVVFCHLLARAVALLVIPVVLYLLFFYIHLMLLYRSGPHDQIMSSAFQASLEGGLARITQGQPLEVAFGSQVTLRNIFGKPLPCWLHSHQSTYPMIYENGRGSSHQQQVTCYPFKDVNNWWIVKDPGRHPLVVSNPPRPVRHGDIVQLVHGMTTRFLNTHDVAAPLSPHSQEVSCYVDYNVSMPAQNLWRLDIVNRESDRDIWKTILSEVRFVHVNTSAILKLSGAHLPDWGFRQLEVVGEKLSRGHHESMVWNVEEHRYGKSQEQRERELELHLPTQVDISRNLSFMAKFSELQWRMLTLRSEDSEHKYSSTPLEWVTLDTNIAYWLHPRTSAQIHLLGNIVIWDSASLATAFYALLFLWYLLRRQRSICDLPEDAWPRWVLAGALCAGGWALNYLPFFLMEKTLFLYHYLPALAFQILLLPIVLQHISDHLCRTQLQRSLFSALVVAWYSSACHVSNTLRPLTYGDRSLSPGELQALRWKDSWDILIRKY, from the exons ATGCCAGTGGGAGAGAAATTCTGGGCTGCTTTGGCCTCTTG ttttgatgAGGTGTATTATGGGCAGTATGTCTCTTTTTATATGAAACGGATCTTCTTTTTGGATGACAGTGGACCGCCGTTTGGACACATGCTGCTGGCCTTGGGAG gtTATTTAGGAGGATTTGACGGTAACTTTTTGTGGAACAGAATTGGAGCAG AGTACAGCAGCAATGTACCCGTGTGGTCTTTGCGTCTGCTGCCGGCACTTGCAGGGGCCCTGTCGGTCCCAGTGGCCTACCAGATAGTGTCAGAGCTCCACTTTTCTCACTGTGCTGCCATGGGAGCTGCCCTGTTGATGCTGATTG AGAATGCCCTGATCACGCAGTCCAGGCTCATGCTTTTGGagtcattgttaatattttttaatctacTGGCCGTGTTGTCCTATCTGAAGTTCTTCAACTCCCAAAAACACAG CTCTTTTTCTCTGCGCTGGTGGTTTTGGCTGATGCTGACTGGGGTCTCTTGTTCCTGTGCAGTTGG CATCAGATACATGGGGGTTTTCACGTACTTGCTCGTGCTCAGCGTTGCAGCTGTCCACGCCTGGCATCTGATTGGAGACCAGTCTTTGACCAAT ATCGTTGTGTTCTGTCACTTGCTCGCCAGAGCAGTAGCTTTGTTGGTCATCCCGGTCGTCCTGTACTTACTGTTCTTCTACATTCATTTGATGCTGCTCTACCGCTCTGGGCCCCATGACCAAATCATGTCTAGTGCCTTCCAAGCCAGCTTGGAG GGAGGACTAGCCCGCATAACCCAAGGCCAGCCCCTGGAGGTGGCCTTTGGTTCCCAGGTCACTCTGAGGAACATCTTTGGCAAACCCTTGCCCTGCTGGCTTCATTCCCACCAGAGCACCTACCCCATGAT ATATGAGAATGGCCGGGGCAGCTCCCACCAGCAGCAGGTGACCTGTTACCCCTTCAAAGATGTCAATAACTGGTGGATCGTGAAAGACCCAGGGAG GCATCCACTGGTGGTGAGCAACCCTCCAAGACCCGTGCGGCACGGGGACATCGTGCAACTGGTCCACGGCATGACTACCCGCTTCCTCAACAC TCACGATGTTGCCGCCCCGCTGAGCCCACACTCACAGGAGGTCTCCTGCTATGTGGACTACAACGTCTCCATGCCTGCCCAGAACCTCTGGAGGCTG GACATTGTGAACAGAGAGTCAGACAGGGATATCTGGAAGACCATCCTGTCGGAGGTGCGCTTCGTGCACGTGAACACGTCCGCCATCTTGAAG CTGAGTGGGGCTCACCTCCCTGACTGGGGGTTTCGGCAGCTGGAGGTGGTTGGAGAGAAACTGTCTCGGGGCCACCATGAGAGCATGGTGTGGAACGTGGAAGAACATCGCTACGGCAAAA GCCAGGAACAGCGGGAAAGGGAACTGGAGCTGCACTTACCTACGCAAGTTGACATCAGCAGGAACCTCAGCTTCATGGCCAAATTCTCAGAGCTGCAG TGGAGAATGCTGACACTGAGGAGCGAGGACTCAGAACACAAGTACAGCTCCACCCCCCTGGAGTGGGTCACCCTGGACACCAACATTGCCTACTGGCTGCACCCCAGGACCAGC GCTCAGATCCACCTGCTTGGGAACATCGTGATCTGGGACTCGGCCAGCCTTGCCACAGCATTCTATGCCTTGCTCTTCCTCTGGTACCTGCTCCGAAGGCAAAGGAGCATCTGTGACCTTCCTGAGG ATGCCTGGCCCCGCTGGGTGCTGGCCGGAGCCCTGTGCGCTGGTGGCTGGGCACTGAACTACCTGCCCTTCTTCCTGATGGAGAAGACGCTCTTCCTCTACCACTACTTGCCTGCACTTGCCTTCCAGATCCTACTGCTCCCCATAGTCCTACAGCACATCAGCGACCACCTGTGCAG GACCCAGCTGCAGAGGAGCCTCTTCAGCGCCCTGGTCGTAGCCTGGTATTCCTCTGCATGCCACGTGTCAAACACACTACGCCCACTGACCTACGGGGACAGGTCACTCTCACCAGGCGAGCTCCAGGCCCTTCGCTGGAAAGATAGCTGGGATATCCTGATCCGAAAATACTAA
- the Pomt1 gene encoding protein O-mannosyl-transferase 1 isoform X2: MGIRDQNFDEVYYGQYVSFYMKRIFFLDDSGPPFGHMLLALGGYLGGFDGNFLWNRIGAEYSSNVPVWSLRLLPALAGALSVPVAYQIVSELHFSHCAAMGAALLMLIENALITQSRLMLLESLLIFFNLLAVLSYLKFFNSQKHSSFSLRWWFWLMLTGVSCSCAVGIRYMGVFTYLLVLSVAAVHAWHLIGDQSLTNIVVFCHLLARAVALLVIPVVLYLLFFYIHLMLLYRSGPHDQIMSSAFQASLEGGLARITQGQPLEVAFGSQVTLRNIFGKPLPCWLHSHQSTYPMIYENGRGSSHQQQVTCYPFKDVNNWWIVKDPGRHPLVVSNPPRPVRHGDIVQLVHGMTTRFLNTHDVAAPLSPHSQEVSCYVDYNVSMPAQNLWRLDIVNRESDRDIWKTILSEVRFVHVNTSAILKLSGAHLPDWGFRQLEVVGEKLSRGHHESMVWNVEEHRYGKSQEQRERELELHLPTQVDISRNLSFMAKFSELQWRMLTLRSEDSEHKYSSTPLEWVTLDTNIAYWLHPRTSAQIHLLGNIVIWDSASLATAFYALLFLWYLLRRQRSICDLPEDAWPRWVLAGALCAGGWALNYLPFFLMEKTLFLYHYLPALAFQILLLPIVLQHISDHLCRTQLQRSLFSALVVAWYSSACHVSNTLRPLTYGDRSLSPGELQALRWKDSWDILIRKY, encoded by the exons ATGGGAATTCGTGACCAAAA ttttgatgAGGTGTATTATGGGCAGTATGTCTCTTTTTATATGAAACGGATCTTCTTTTTGGATGACAGTGGACCGCCGTTTGGACACATGCTGCTGGCCTTGGGAG gtTATTTAGGAGGATTTGACGGTAACTTTTTGTGGAACAGAATTGGAGCAG AGTACAGCAGCAATGTACCCGTGTGGTCTTTGCGTCTGCTGCCGGCACTTGCAGGGGCCCTGTCGGTCCCAGTGGCCTACCAGATAGTGTCAGAGCTCCACTTTTCTCACTGTGCTGCCATGGGAGCTGCCCTGTTGATGCTGATTG AGAATGCCCTGATCACGCAGTCCAGGCTCATGCTTTTGGagtcattgttaatattttttaatctacTGGCCGTGTTGTCCTATCTGAAGTTCTTCAACTCCCAAAAACACAG CTCTTTTTCTCTGCGCTGGTGGTTTTGGCTGATGCTGACTGGGGTCTCTTGTTCCTGTGCAGTTGG CATCAGATACATGGGGGTTTTCACGTACTTGCTCGTGCTCAGCGTTGCAGCTGTCCACGCCTGGCATCTGATTGGAGACCAGTCTTTGACCAAT ATCGTTGTGTTCTGTCACTTGCTCGCCAGAGCAGTAGCTTTGTTGGTCATCCCGGTCGTCCTGTACTTACTGTTCTTCTACATTCATTTGATGCTGCTCTACCGCTCTGGGCCCCATGACCAAATCATGTCTAGTGCCTTCCAAGCCAGCTTGGAG GGAGGACTAGCCCGCATAACCCAAGGCCAGCCCCTGGAGGTGGCCTTTGGTTCCCAGGTCACTCTGAGGAACATCTTTGGCAAACCCTTGCCCTGCTGGCTTCATTCCCACCAGAGCACCTACCCCATGAT ATATGAGAATGGCCGGGGCAGCTCCCACCAGCAGCAGGTGACCTGTTACCCCTTCAAAGATGTCAATAACTGGTGGATCGTGAAAGACCCAGGGAG GCATCCACTGGTGGTGAGCAACCCTCCAAGACCCGTGCGGCACGGGGACATCGTGCAACTGGTCCACGGCATGACTACCCGCTTCCTCAACAC TCACGATGTTGCCGCCCCGCTGAGCCCACACTCACAGGAGGTCTCCTGCTATGTGGACTACAACGTCTCCATGCCTGCCCAGAACCTCTGGAGGCTG GACATTGTGAACAGAGAGTCAGACAGGGATATCTGGAAGACCATCCTGTCGGAGGTGCGCTTCGTGCACGTGAACACGTCCGCCATCTTGAAG CTGAGTGGGGCTCACCTCCCTGACTGGGGGTTTCGGCAGCTGGAGGTGGTTGGAGAGAAACTGTCTCGGGGCCACCATGAGAGCATGGTGTGGAACGTGGAAGAACATCGCTACGGCAAAA GCCAGGAACAGCGGGAAAGGGAACTGGAGCTGCACTTACCTACGCAAGTTGACATCAGCAGGAACCTCAGCTTCATGGCCAAATTCTCAGAGCTGCAG TGGAGAATGCTGACACTGAGGAGCGAGGACTCAGAACACAAGTACAGCTCCACCCCCCTGGAGTGGGTCACCCTGGACACCAACATTGCCTACTGGCTGCACCCCAGGACCAGC GCTCAGATCCACCTGCTTGGGAACATCGTGATCTGGGACTCGGCCAGCCTTGCCACAGCATTCTATGCCTTGCTCTTCCTCTGGTACCTGCTCCGAAGGCAAAGGAGCATCTGTGACCTTCCTGAGG ATGCCTGGCCCCGCTGGGTGCTGGCCGGAGCCCTGTGCGCTGGTGGCTGGGCACTGAACTACCTGCCCTTCTTCCTGATGGAGAAGACGCTCTTCCTCTACCACTACTTGCCTGCACTTGCCTTCCAGATCCTACTGCTCCCCATAGTCCTACAGCACATCAGCGACCACCTGTGCAG GACCCAGCTGCAGAGGAGCCTCTTCAGCGCCCTGGTCGTAGCCTGGTATTCCTCTGCATGCCACGTGTCAAACACACTACGCCCACTGACCTACGGGGACAGGTCACTCTCACCAGGCGAGCTCCAGGCCCTTCGCTGGAAAGATAGCTGGGATATCCTGATCCGAAAATACTAA